Proteins co-encoded in one Halopelagius inordinatus genomic window:
- a CDS encoding helix-turn-helix domain-containing protein — protein sequence MEPPGPEKIDRRRLETVCPDDGELPEFNPDEWPAHTDVVVRCLYENRATFLHERVGHRVLPLRDIVDVLPLKENSRRPLLNKDQCRYRIQKLVEEEMVEVKHVDRGGGKPEQRYWLNKEGVILGNALDTLHSLFGEIPEPVEAKHLVELTGAMNNVVAQVHGMEEQIEELEARVDELAAD from the coding sequence ATGGAACCGCCTGGTCCCGAGAAGATCGACAGAAGAAGATTGGAAACGGTTTGTCCGGACGATGGTGAACTCCCAGAGTTCAACCCTGACGAATGGCCCGCCCATACTGATGTTGTCGTCCGGTGTCTCTATGAGAACCGAGCTACGTTCCTACACGAACGAGTTGGACACCGGGTTCTGCCTCTGAGAGACATCGTCGACGTTCTACCACTGAAAGAAAACAGTAGACGCCCACTGTTGAACAAGGACCAGTGCCGGTATCGAATTCAGAAGCTGGTCGAGGAAGAGATGGTGGAGGTGAAACACGTCGACCGCGGTGGAGGGAAGCCCGAACAGCGCTATTGGCTCAACAAAGAGGGCGTCATCCTCGGGAATGCCTTAGACACTCTCCATTCTCTGTTCGGTGAGATACCAGAGCCGGTGGAAGCAAAGCACCTGGTTGAGCTGACCGGAGCGATGAACAACGTGGTCGCACAGGTGCACGGGATGGAAGAACAGATCGAGGAACTCGAGGCGCGCGTCGACGAACTAGCGGCCGACTAA
- a CDS encoding zinc ribbon domain-containing protein codes for MSSTRRREATVAAETASVPVTPIGIDVGEKTLVAAATASMEPADAFAVEGHDPARLFDYLATAVGALQSAGFETDAGEAQLTAAFWYRLRAQVLDAAARTVQWVRSHSAPVLVLEDLGRRQRPLWAVRDDAEQVGAWLLPHLQSALAGRAREAGVPVAYVDPDGTSRECHRCGEHGEREKQRFWCTNPDCDVRGVDADRSAAITIASRAEVDIRD; via the coding sequence ATGAGTAGTACTCGCCGTCGAGAGGCCACTGTCGCCGCCGAGACGGCGTCGGTCCCCGTGACCCCCATCGGTATCGACGTCGGGGAGAAGACGCTCGTTGCGGCCGCCACGGCCAGCATGGAGCCCGCCGACGCTTTCGCCGTAGAGGGGCATGACCCGGCGCGGCTGTTCGATTACCTCGCCACCGCGGTCGGCGCACTCCAGAGCGCGGGCTTCGAGACAGACGCCGGTGAGGCACAACTCACCGCGGCATTCTGGTACCGACTCCGCGCGCAGGTCCTCGACGCGGCCGCACGGACGGTCCAGTGGGTGCGGTCGCACTCCGCGCCGGTTCTGGTCCTCGAAGACCTCGGACGCCGTCAGCGCCCGCTCTGGGCGGTTCGCGACGACGCCGAACAGGTCGGGGCGTGGTTGCTTCCCCACCTCCAGAGTGCTCTCGCTGGCCGGGCACGCGAGGCCGGCGTGCCCGTTGCGTACGTCGACCCCGACGGCACCTCCCGCGAGTGCCACCGGTGCGGGGAACACGGGGAGCGCGAGAAGCAGCGGTTCTGGTGTACGAACCCCGACTGTGACGTCCGGGGTGTCGACGCCGACCGGTCGGCCGCCATCACGATTGCCTCGCGCGCCGAGGTGGACATCCGTGACTGA
- a CDS encoding DUF7827 domain-containing protein → MTSKQKQFRAVILAALMVLSVFAGTVAFTGSAAAAADPGTLNLGSGEDSTHYINTDVSNLANVEVNDSGGSGTDDYFAFVDVNGDGYYNESTEPVATNDSAWAAGETVSFGDLNVGSLSTDTYTVYAVQNNSGTSFEDGVAVSGFSSNASTELVVEDNAPSLQSAIHYDNDTESGDSNVNAQLELAFDEDVDASTASVTLLDSDEEEITSASPSLNNSASSDGRVVFDLSKVYTQDISITYSVEDTAGNEGAVTDTDDAEDVTFASTTVKNNDGGNAYKGSNVAIVSASPATDIEIEGEDNYAFSGSTGENSQVFVFNTENSALGEYNFTLEGGSETTFEVRDLGLTLDIDDQNITTTDSVEGTVSANAGNRPVALQLYDSSDDEFGDEVTADLNGQGEYEFSVGDFTDETGSYTLEVRDEFSGVTNESSTINVAEAGDGEADFNQSVITNERGDIVKIPVTLSNTDQATVQIGSDNVGFEANVTVEDDNDDGKAVILFDTWAAIDDDGSNAFDVEDDDDSIVYTDSSTSIDNSVGTLLDAGDYDLEVRDADASDSQNAATLVLEERSTDSVNTWTAPSGTSLSDYEDLTEAVENGDLTQDSDIAHGDLVVAQINASGLGGLYEDEGADAFFGADQPVNFTVNQSEAPANREAYTLNLSSDNVKSVVGDADNDTYYIAFDTDSSEIGAYRGDTDVGIDDEDSLTANFTVYENDGNLSDSEESVETDFDLINAEHTLDDPYNVSNAAGQIVEGESDVAPGTEIRIRVRSADGTSPSFLKTASVDVTENNTFSTEFDFSGQNVGDEYTITVSNGPVDSSEEVDGTVVEGSNTTETVTDDVTETVTDEPATTDAPATTEAPATTEATATEEPATEEPTETSTPGFGVVVALTALLAAALLAVRRD, encoded by the coding sequence ATGACAAGTAAACAAAAGCAGTTCCGCGCAGTCATTCTCGCGGCGCTGATGGTCCTGTCCGTCTTTGCAGGCACCGTCGCGTTCACGGGCTCTGCTGCTGCGGCGGCGGATCCTGGCACTCTCAACCTCGGGAGTGGTGAGGATTCGACCCATTATATCAACACAGACGTCTCGAATCTTGCAAACGTAGAAGTGAACGACAGTGGCGGTAGTGGCACCGACGACTACTTCGCCTTTGTCGACGTGAACGGCGACGGCTACTACAACGAATCCACAGAGCCGGTTGCCACCAACGACAGTGCCTGGGCTGCTGGAGAAACCGTTTCCTTCGGCGACCTGAACGTGGGATCCCTCTCTACGGATACGTACACGGTGTACGCTGTCCAGAATAACAGTGGTACCTCGTTCGAGGATGGCGTCGCTGTAAGCGGCTTCTCTTCGAACGCATCGACGGAACTCGTCGTTGAAGACAACGCTCCGTCGCTCCAGTCTGCTATCCACTACGATAACGACACGGAGTCCGGAGATTCCAACGTCAACGCCCAACTCGAACTCGCGTTCGACGAGGACGTTGATGCCAGCACCGCGAGTGTGACTCTTCTCGACAGCGACGAAGAAGAGATCACCTCGGCTTCGCCCTCGCTGAACAACAGCGCGAGCAGCGATGGCCGCGTGGTCTTTGACCTCTCTAAGGTCTACACGCAGGACATCTCCATCACGTACAGTGTTGAGGACACGGCCGGTAACGAAGGCGCAGTAACGGACACCGACGATGCAGAGGACGTTACGTTCGCCTCCACGACCGTGAAGAACAACGACGGCGGCAACGCCTACAAGGGCTCGAACGTCGCCATCGTCTCTGCCAGCCCGGCTACTGACATCGAGATTGAAGGCGAAGACAACTACGCGTTCTCTGGTTCCACCGGCGAGAACAGCCAGGTCTTCGTGTTCAACACGGAGAACAGCGCGCTCGGTGAGTACAACTTCACGCTTGAGGGTGGCTCCGAAACCACCTTCGAGGTCCGTGACCTCGGTCTCACTCTCGACATCGACGACCAGAACATCACGACGACCGACTCCGTCGAGGGGACGGTCTCTGCGAACGCAGGTAACCGCCCCGTCGCGCTCCAACTCTACGACTCGAGCGACGACGAATTCGGCGACGAAGTTACTGCGGACCTGAACGGCCAGGGTGAATACGAGTTCTCCGTCGGTGACTTCACCGACGAGACGGGTTCGTACACGCTCGAAGTCCGCGATGAGTTCTCTGGTGTCACCAACGAGTCCTCGACGATCAACGTCGCGGAAGCCGGTGACGGCGAAGCAGACTTCAACCAGAGCGTCATCACCAACGAGCGCGGTGACATCGTCAAGATTCCTGTTACGCTCAGCAACACCGACCAAGCTACCGTCCAGATCGGTAGCGACAACGTCGGCTTCGAGGCCAACGTGACGGTCGAAGACGACAACGACGACGGCAAAGCCGTCATCCTCTTCGACACGTGGGCCGCGATCGACGACGACGGCAGTAACGCCTTCGACGTCGAGGACGACGACGACAGCATCGTCTACACGGACTCGAGCACGAGCATCGACAACTCTGTCGGCACGCTCCTCGACGCAGGCGACTACGACCTTGAGGTCCGCGACGCGGACGCTTCTGACTCCCAGAACGCCGCGACGCTCGTCCTCGAAGAGCGCAGCACCGATAGCGTGAACACGTGGACCGCACCCAGCGGTACCAGCCTCAGCGACTACGAGGACCTCACCGAAGCGGTCGAGAACGGTGACCTCACGCAGGACAGCGACATCGCCCACGGCGACCTCGTTGTCGCACAGATCAACGCCTCCGGCCTCGGCGGCCTCTACGAGGATGAGGGTGCCGACGCGTTCTTCGGTGCCGACCAGCCGGTTAACTTCACGGTGAACCAGAGCGAAGCGCCCGCAAACCGCGAAGCGTACACGCTCAACCTGTCCTCCGACAACGTCAAAAGCGTCGTCGGTGACGCTGACAACGACACGTACTACATCGCGTTCGACACGGACTCGTCGGAGATCGGCGCGTACCGTGGCGACACCGATGTCGGTATCGACGATGAGGACTCGCTGACGGCGAACTTCACCGTCTACGAGAACGACGGCAACCTCTCGGACAGCGAAGAATCCGTTGAGACTGACTTCGACCTCATCAACGCCGAACACACGCTCGACGACCCGTACAACGTCTCGAACGCCGCGGGTCAGATCGTTGAGGGCGAGTCCGACGTCGCACCGGGCACGGAGATCCGCATCCGCGTCCGTAGCGCCGACGGCACCAGCCCGAGCTTCCTGAAGACCGCATCGGTCGACGTCACTGAGAACAACACGTTCTCCACTGAATTCGACTTCAGCGGTCAGAACGTCGGTGACGAATACACGATCACGGTCAGCAACGGTCCGGTCGACAGCTCGGAAGAAGTCGACGGCACCGTCGTTGAAGGCTCCAACACGACCGAAACCGTGACGGACGACGTCACGGAGACGGTCACCGACGAGCCCGCCACGACGGACGCACCGGCGACGACCGAGGCTCCGGCAACGACCGAAGCCACGGCAACCGAAGAGCCCGCAACCGAAGAGCCGACTGAGACGAGCACGCCTGGATTCGGCGTGGTCGTTGCTCTGACGGCGCTTCTCGCTGCGGCGCTCCTCGCAGTCCGCCGCGACTAA
- a CDS encoding HNH endonuclease signature motif containing protein, with protein sequence MSSWSSLRSWNAKNEKNSRTDDRHLSTRLPRLEGRRVVICESTEQIVAHHVDGDRGNNTIENLEPVCQSCHGKIHTGADGFEEWFEALHPDARIYDDPSVREKTHVAMYFDQELADDLDLRFDELNLEYRREHGEKMTKNGDFYPALVRSVVNDTTVRKELGLDSE encoded by the coding sequence ATGAGCTCATGGAGTTCCTTGAGGAGTTGGAACGCAAAGAACGAAAAGAACAGTAGGACCGATGACCGCCACCTATCGACGCGTTTGCCTCGACTCGAAGGGCGAAGAGTCGTTATCTGCGAGTCGACTGAACAGATCGTCGCCCATCACGTCGACGGAGACCGTGGAAACAACACTATCGAGAACCTCGAACCTGTCTGCCAGTCCTGCCACGGGAAGATTCACACCGGAGCGGACGGTTTCGAGGAGTGGTTTGAGGCACTACACCCCGACGCACGGATCTACGACGACCCCTCTGTGAGAGAAAAGACGCATGTGGCGATGTACTTCGACCAGGAACTCGCAGACGATCTCGACCTTCGGTTTGATGAGCTGAACCTCGAGTATCGTCGAGAGCATGGGGAGAAAATGACGAAGAATGGAGATTTCTATCCAGCCCTCGTTCGGTCGGTAGTGAACGACACGACGGTTCGGAAAGAACTCGGACTTGACTCAGAATAG
- a CDS encoding MJ0042-type zinc finger domain-containing protein, with product MTELSCKECGTRFETDRDVGGAGSDTSRCPACGQKHDIPVADGGGGPDEPAATVEADGTTVEIHIHVHKHGG from the coding sequence GTGACTGAACTCAGCTGTAAGGAGTGCGGGACGCGCTTCGAGACTGACCGCGACGTCGGCGGTGCCGGGAGCGATACCTCTCGGTGTCCGGCGTGCGGGCAGAAACACGATATTCCCGTGGCTGACGGCGGGGGCGGGCCGGACGAACCTGCGGCGACCGTTGAGGCCGACGGGACGACTGTGGAGATTCACATCCACGTTCATAAGCACGGCGGGTAG
- a CDS encoding FaeA/PapI family transcriptional regulator — protein sequence MEQTSGDVTHPEEDYLDAVRAHAPASTKEVADAVGVTRQGADYRLRQMESDGEVESKMVGNSLVWMIIDDE from the coding sequence ATGGAGCAAACATCCGGTGATGTGACTCACCCAGAAGAGGACTATCTGGACGCAGTCCGGGCACATGCGCCTGCGTCGACCAAAGAAGTTGCTGACGCTGTTGGCGTCACTCGCCAAGGTGCTGATTATCGACTTCGGCAAATGGAGAGTGATGGAGAAGTCGAGTCGAAGATGGTTGGTAACTCACTTGTCTGGATGATCATCGACGACGAGTGA
- a CDS encoding ParA family protein, giving the protein MTVKIGITNQKGGVAKTTNTINIAGALADRGLDVLAVDADPQGYLTHRLGFEDAYLAEEDSFYEAFKDPSSYDVHDLVVQHAEFDLLPSNIDMFHLEQDLIAAGMKPRLRLQMLFEDVDEWDAIVVDAPPSLGPINDNVVLATGQLLVPVEADASSQLAVNHLLRQLDTLEDNYGTRIDILGLIVSNVDYPLDNEQRDAIEWFESRFGEHIPVHVIRRRVAIKRAVDAGQSLFGDGVDDCDMRDVYATIAAEVADA; this is encoded by the coding sequence ATGACCGTAAAGATAGGAATCACGAACCAGAAGGGCGGCGTCGCGAAGACGACGAATACTATCAACATCGCCGGGGCGCTCGCTGACCGCGGCCTCGACGTCCTCGCCGTTGACGCCGACCCCCAGGGCTACCTCACGCACCGACTCGGCTTCGAGGACGCCTACCTTGCCGAAGAGGACTCGTTCTACGAGGCGTTCAAAGACCCATCGAGCTACGACGTCCACGACCTCGTCGTCCAGCACGCGGAGTTCGATCTACTCCCGAGCAACATCGACATGTTCCACCTCGAGCAGGACCTCATCGCCGCGGGGATGAAACCCCGTCTCCGCCTACAGATGCTCTTCGAGGATGTCGACGAGTGGGACGCGATCGTCGTCGACGCCCCGCCGTCGCTCGGGCCGATCAACGACAACGTCGTCCTCGCAACCGGCCAACTGCTGGTTCCAGTTGAGGCGGACGCATCGTCGCAACTCGCCGTGAATCACCTCCTACGGCAGTTGGACACGCTTGAGGATAACTACGGAACCCGCATCGACATCCTCGGGCTCATCGTCTCGAACGTCGACTACCCGCTCGACAACGAGCAACGCGATGCGATCGAGTGGTTCGAGAGTCGCTTCGGTGAGCACATCCCCGTCCACGTAATTCGCCGCCGTGTCGCCATCAAGCGCGCCGTCGACGCCGGTCAGTCCTTGTTCGGAGACGGCGTTGACGACTGCGACATGCGCGACGTCTACGCCACCATCGCTGCGGAGGTTGCCGATGCCTGA
- a CDS encoding phage/plasmid primase, P4 family, giving the protein MSEITDPADCRRIVEERISESPLPDRKYFHRVADGSKRSYGHQKASDRSATPPQGNYGIHAAAGGTLVLVDIDDHKDGYDEEALTFARENLPETLTFSSAHGGEGRLYHVPEDGDGLLPAARLEKEFGKANISSATWGEIRVSNQYIVAAGSQLDADGCTKDECDECSKPDGGRYTILHDRPIATLNADLLVKVLAADPDVTKVSETADDAPEGDEEPSTARRSKYEPDGDTDAYDALEALDCERVAEKTIVADWNDDHGSGDAVRAFYPIWNPACNGTANVAGREGWRDTAGKGRGGPVVMAAIACDDLPEYDENTTPSDVSGKDWVTAYDYLRELGFDLPPLSAERSGPESAPSWEYVRYLFEEEGASPGRAAAQSLLREKYHFMTTDVKDELYVYDEEAGIFTPELGDIRAEIYEGLTAEHWSTHNVREILAGLKQLNRVSPRQFNGREAFDAPHVCVENGVLDLFSRELKDHSPEYKFVNRVPVTYDPDVDTTRFEEFMETITSRDEDAKAMLEMVGHALVPDAHERGWKLFLLLHGGSDNGKSFFYDRVSDLLDGFDGEESNTMNVKLAKLASNRFSKDSMYGHFANIAGEINGKKIRNTADLKDITGGDSMEIEPKGGESFSDTMNTTLMFAANDPPIIGNRDKRAIATRIVPVKLPYTFTENPTGPMEKEKVPERVLEEELATPEAMSALLSLALDGIERLRENHGDVSLPESPMERLERYEGDADPMMEFGKKCLTSDSSDYIVKADVTRIYEEWAEAEGHEVGSNANKALFAALDYPDSKPRSPDYSSTSLPLRPWDQRKEVLDRVTLTEEGLEYARAAGLFVEETDEEPTGDGLAALETGQHDSITVEFGGQMKPRPWLAEEGWFVDAGDLAMDYRVREGNGQPNPMRGVSEGDLVRITNARVKTEDGIRHVEIMPGCTVEVVEAADDDTDSQDDNTPQAAADGGEPDPEATDGDEDEEPPTQNGALWGAYKAQDAGDGVSKADLMTALQARDYDISTAQMVVENAAKRGYLIETSETDVYQATDKLARPE; this is encoded by the coding sequence ATGAGCGAGATAACGGACCCCGCCGACTGCCGCCGTATCGTCGAGGAGCGAATCTCGGAGTCGCCGCTCCCCGACCGAAAGTATTTCCACCGCGTCGCGGACGGGTCGAAGCGTTCCTACGGCCACCAAAAGGCGTCCGACCGGAGTGCGACGCCGCCGCAGGGGAACTACGGCATTCACGCCGCGGCCGGTGGCACACTGGTCCTCGTCGACATCGACGACCACAAAGACGGATACGACGAAGAGGCGCTCACGTTCGCCCGCGAGAACCTCCCCGAGACGCTCACCTTCTCGTCGGCCCACGGTGGGGAAGGACGGCTCTACCACGTCCCCGAGGACGGTGACGGGCTTCTCCCGGCCGCACGCTTAGAAAAGGAGTTCGGAAAGGCGAACATCAGTTCGGCAACGTGGGGGGAGATCCGCGTCTCAAACCAATATATCGTCGCTGCGGGGTCGCAACTTGACGCGGACGGATGTACGAAGGACGAGTGCGACGAGTGCTCGAAACCAGATGGCGGGCGCTACACCATCCTCCACGACCGCCCGATTGCCACCCTAAACGCGGACCTCCTCGTGAAAGTGCTCGCCGCGGACCCCGACGTCACGAAGGTGTCTGAGACGGCCGACGACGCCCCGGAGGGCGACGAAGAACCATCCACGGCCCGACGGTCGAAGTACGAACCGGACGGTGACACGGATGCGTACGACGCCTTAGAGGCGCTCGACTGTGAGCGGGTGGCCGAAAAGACGATTGTAGCCGACTGGAACGACGACCACGGTTCGGGGGACGCCGTCCGGGCTTTTTACCCTATCTGGAACCCGGCCTGTAACGGAACCGCGAACGTGGCGGGGCGCGAGGGGTGGCGAGACACCGCCGGAAAGGGGAGAGGCGGGCCGGTGGTCATGGCGGCCATCGCGTGCGACGACCTCCCCGAGTACGATGAAAACACGACGCCGTCCGACGTCTCCGGCAAAGACTGGGTGACGGCCTATGACTACCTTCGAGAACTCGGCTTCGACCTCCCGCCCCTCTCCGCGGAACGGTCGGGGCCCGAGAGCGCCCCGTCGTGGGAATACGTCCGATATCTCTTCGAGGAAGAGGGGGCTTCTCCCGGCCGCGCGGCGGCTCAATCCCTTCTCCGCGAGAAGTACCACTTCATGACGACGGACGTCAAGGACGAACTCTACGTCTACGACGAGGAGGCGGGGATATTCACGCCGGAACTCGGAGACATTCGCGCGGAGATATACGAGGGGTTGACCGCCGAACACTGGTCGACTCACAACGTCCGCGAGATACTCGCCGGGCTGAAACAGCTCAACCGGGTTTCTCCCCGCCAGTTCAACGGTCGCGAGGCGTTCGACGCCCCGCACGTCTGCGTGGAAAACGGCGTATTAGACCTGTTTAGTCGGGAACTCAAGGACCACTCGCCGGAGTACAAGTTCGTCAACCGCGTCCCGGTCACCTACGACCCCGACGTCGACACCACCCGCTTCGAGGAGTTCATGGAGACTATCACGTCCCGAGACGAGGACGCGAAGGCGATGCTGGAAATGGTCGGTCACGCCCTCGTCCCCGACGCTCATGAGAGGGGTTGGAAGCTCTTCTTACTCCTTCATGGGGGGTCGGATAACGGAAAGTCGTTCTTCTACGACCGGGTGAGTGACCTTCTCGACGGCTTCGACGGCGAGGAGTCGAACACAATGAACGTGAAACTCGCCAAACTCGCGAGTAACAGGTTCTCGAAGGACTCCATGTATGGACATTTCGCCAACATCGCGGGCGAAATAAACGGCAAGAAGATTCGGAACACGGCCGATCTCAAAGACATCACTGGAGGAGACAGTATGGAAATTGAACCGAAAGGGGGCGAGTCCTTCTCGGACACGATGAATACCACCCTGATGTTCGCGGCCAACGACCCGCCGATAATCGGGAACCGCGACAAACGCGCGATTGCCACCCGCATCGTCCCGGTGAAACTACCCTACACGTTCACCGAGAACCCCACCGGGCCGATGGAGAAAGAGAAGGTCCCCGAGCGAGTCCTCGAAGAGGAACTCGCGACGCCGGAAGCCATGAGCGCGCTCTTATCTCTCGCTCTCGACGGCATTGAACGGCTTCGAGAGAACCACGGCGACGTCTCACTCCCCGAATCCCCCATGGAGCGACTGGAGCGATACGAGGGCGACGCGGACCCCATGATGGAGTTCGGCAAAAAATGTCTCACCTCGGATTCGTCTGACTACATCGTGAAAGCCGACGTCACCCGAATCTACGAGGAGTGGGCTGAGGCGGAAGGTCACGAAGTGGGGTCGAACGCGAATAAAGCACTGTTCGCCGCCCTCGATTACCCCGACTCGAAGCCCCGCTCCCCAGACTACTCCAGTACGTCTCTCCCCCTGCGTCCGTGGGACCAGCGAAAAGAGGTTCTCGACCGTGTTACCCTCACCGAAGAGGGACTGGAGTACGCCCGCGCGGCGGGGCTCTTCGTCGAGGAGACGGACGAAGAACCGACCGGGGACGGCCTCGCCGCGCTGGAGACGGGGCAACACGATTCTATCACGGTGGAGTTCGGCGGTCAGATGAAACCCCGGCCGTGGTTGGCCGAAGAGGGTTGGTTCGTTGACGCCGGCGACCTCGCGATGGATTACCGGGTGCGGGAGGGCAACGGTCAACCGAACCCGATGCGGGGTGTATCTGAAGGGGACCTCGTCCGAATCACGAACGCCCGCGTCAAAACCGAGGACGGAATCAGACACGTCGAGATAATGCCGGGGTGTACTGTCGAGGTTGTCGAGGCCGCCGACGACGACACCGACTCCCAAGACGACAACACGCCCCAAGCCGCCGCGGACGGTGGGGAACCGGACCCCGAGGCCACCGACGGGGACGAGGACGAAGAACCCCCGACGCAGAACGGGGCGCTTTGGGGGGCCTACAAGGCCCAAGACGCAGGCGACGGCGTGAGTAAGGCGGACCTCATGACCGCCCTCCAGGCACGCGATTACGACATTTCGACGGCTCAAATGGTCGTCGAGAACGCGGCGAAGAGAGGGTATCTGATAGAGACGTCGGAGACGGACGTCTATCAGGCGACGGACAAGCTGGCGCGCCCAGAATGA